In Thiofilum sp., the genomic window GCCCGATTGTTGGTAGGTAAATGCTTGAGAACCATCGGGATAGCCAATAAGACCACGCATAGATAATGTTTCACCCTCTAACTCAGCAAAGCCTGCGACCGGAATTTGACAACCGCCATTTAAACGTTGATTCATAGCGCGTTCGGCTCGCACCCGTAAGGCAGTTTCAGGATGATTGAGGGGTGCTAATAATTGCTCAATCCGTGCATCCCCTTGCCGACATTCAATACCAATAGCTCCTTGCCCAATCGCAGGCAAGCTTTCTTCAGTGCTTAAATAGGCTGTAATACGCGCTTCAAAACCCAAGCGAAGCAAACCCGCAGCAGCTAGTATGATGGCATCATATTCACCATGATCCAATTTGCTCAGGCGTGTATTCACATTACCGCGTAAATCTTTGATCACGAGGTGGGGAAAGCGGGCGCGTAATTGCGTTTGGCGGCGCAGACTCGAAGTCCCGACCACAGCACCCTCAGGTAATTGAGCTAAGGTTTGGTAATGATTAGAGACAAACGCATCACGCGGATCTTCACGTTCCATAATGACAGGTAGATGAAGTCCCTCGGGAAATTCCATAGGCACATCTTTCATCGAGTGCACCGCAATATCAGCGCTGCCTTCTAACATGCCCATTTCTAGTTCTTTAACAAATAAACCTTTGCCACCAATTTTAGATAATGGGCTATCTAAAATTTTATCCCCACGAGTCACCATGCCCACCATTTCAATGTGTAGGTCAGGATGATGCTTTTTGAGTTGAGCGGCGACGTGCTCAGCTTGCCACAGCGCCAAAGGGCTGGTGCGGGTTGCAATGCGGATACTATTAACCATATGCCTGAAAGTCTGATAAATGAATGCTAACGACTTTACGGCAAAGCGCTCTAAAGTTCTAGCGGTGTGCAGTGGTTCGAGAGTGGTAGTGCACTTACTAAGTATTAGCTAATGGTTTAGGAGAGCGGGTGCTAATAAGTTTATAGACTGCATAATACAGCAGTATCCCCACCGCATCCGCTACTACATCGCCCCACGACATAGAGCGCCAAGTGGTCATACCTTGCAGTATTTCAATCAAGCCACCATAAGCCAGCAAGGGTAAAAATACATATAGCCAGAACGAGCGTGACCACGCTAAATGGAAGAGTGCGGCGAAAATGAAAAAAGCACTGGCATGCAGGATTTTGTCACCCATTTGAATCCCTTCCATAAAGGGCAAAGGGTCACGGCTTAAAGCAAAGAGTAATCCAAAGACTAATAAGCCAATGCAAAAGGCTCTAAAGCTATATAGGTAACGCGGAGTGGTTTGGAGATTAACTTTAATTTGTTTTAATAATTCATACATGAGTATTCGATTCCTGAGGTTGATGCGGCTAAACAGCCAGTCCTGCACGAAGTAGGAATCGGTTTTATAGCATGAGTTTGTGCATGATGGGTGCAGAAATGCCAGAAAAAAGCACACGAAGTACTTCAATGCATGAAGTACTTCGTAGTTGAGCGGCTTAACCCCAACGATAGGTTAAATTCAACATTGCGCCGCGCTCACGGTCACGTTTGCCGTGATAACGGGTTTCGTCGTGATAAACATTGGCGGATAGAGTGGTGTTACGCCCTACGGCAAATTCAGCACCTAATGAAGCATAAAGAGTTTTGGCTTGACCGGGGAAACCATCCTCTTTGCTGCGTCCTACCTTTAATGAACCATTGAGTTTAGCATTTTGGCTAATAGGCATATCAGCATCGAGGGTAACGGCATAACCACGCTCATTCTTTGGGGAACTATAACCTACATTAGAGCGATCATAACGCTTTTGAGTACCTTCAATCCCTACCCATACATTTGGTGTAATACCGTAGTAAGCGCCAACTAAATTTCTACGTCCACGATTACCATCGCTTAAACGAATATTTTGATGGCGAGCATTGACTCTTACGCGCTTCATCGGTTTGGTTTTGATTTCGACTGTGGTCATATCTTCAGTCAAAATATTACCTTTTTTATCATTTAGGCTATGACGAATATAAGCAGGGCTACGTTCTTGGCGTA contains:
- the hemC gene encoding hydroxymethylbilane synthase, which translates into the protein MVNSIRIATRTSPLALWQAEHVAAQLKKHHPDLHIEMVGMVTRGDKILDSPLSKIGGKGLFVKELEMGMLEGSADIAVHSMKDVPMEFPEGLHLPVIMEREDPRDAFVSNHYQTLAQLPEGAVVGTSSLRRQTQLRARFPHLVIKDLRGNVNTRLSKLDHGEYDAIILAAAGLLRLGFEARITAYLSTEESLPAIGQGAIGIECRQGDARIEQLLAPLNHPETALRVRAERAMNQRLNGGCQIPVAGFAELEGETLSMRGLIGYPDGSQAFTYQQSGSSEQPEALGIAIAEDLLRQGGDKVLALLGVHVTL
- a CDS encoding VanZ family protein, yielding MYELLKQIKVNLQTTPRYLYSFRAFCIGLLVFGLLFALSRDPLPFMEGIQMGDKILHASAFFIFAALFHLAWSRSFWLYVFLPLLAYGGLIEILQGMTTWRSMSWGDVVADAVGILLYYAVYKLISTRSPKPLANT